A section of the Bacillus sp. HSf4 genome encodes:
- a CDS encoding RsiX protein: MKKSEWNEERLKALLSQLPTVKDNRSANQIYQKLVLAQPKHKLPKKRAGAVAATVLVLFLLMLMSPQLIDQIRSQNGSDANMPSVVQPQSGKKEMADTADTAVSSTFVVPREQKDNYITFAFVDDSKSVVVPISLRKNVAINDMEDALDAYTRLDVDQFTSFNTSYLDQVTFSEEKKSKKVTIQVNEKIPGLSEEDFNLLRETINQTFKWGSYDSVLFLSSNGGESGAEYDSFGMEADIAITHQGQRGYFLYESSDGKRFLAPSQESYQSIEEAVKMMQTAESGSHLKSIITGDKLIQDVQEKGKELVIQFSSAADIQNQTDDILMVEGLLLTAKDFGFNQVRFENAKIDRIGSYDLSKSVQVPYAPNPMTIEN; the protein is encoded by the coding sequence ATGAAGAAGTCAGAATGGAACGAAGAACGGCTAAAGGCGTTACTAAGCCAACTTCCAACGGTTAAGGATAACCGTTCGGCAAATCAGATCTATCAAAAGTTGGTTTTGGCACAGCCGAAACATAAATTGCCTAAAAAGCGGGCGGGCGCAGTTGCTGCGACGGTTTTAGTTCTCTTTCTTCTGATGCTGATGTCTCCTCAATTAATCGACCAAATCAGATCCCAAAACGGTTCTGACGCGAATATGCCCTCTGTGGTGCAGCCCCAAAGCGGCAAAAAGGAGATGGCCGATACCGCGGACACAGCAGTTTCAAGCACCTTTGTCGTCCCGCGCGAGCAAAAAGACAACTATATCACCTTTGCATTTGTTGATGATTCCAAGTCTGTCGTTGTGCCGATCAGCCTTCGTAAAAACGTCGCCATCAATGATATGGAAGATGCATTGGATGCCTACACTCGGCTGGATGTCGACCAGTTTACATCATTCAACACTTCCTATCTTGATCAGGTGACATTCAGCGAAGAGAAAAAGAGCAAAAAAGTGACGATCCAAGTCAATGAAAAGATCCCCGGGCTTTCTGAAGAGGATTTCAATCTGTTGAGGGAAACCATCAATCAAACCTTTAAATGGGGGTCCTATGACTCTGTATTGTTTTTGTCATCCAACGGAGGCGAGTCTGGCGCTGAATACGATTCTTTTGGAATGGAGGCAGACATTGCGATCACACATCAGGGGCAAAGAGGCTATTTTTTATATGAAAGTTCTGACGGCAAGCGATTTCTCGCACCGTCACAAGAATCGTATCAAAGTATAGAAGAAGCGGTCAAAATGATGCAAACAGCGGAAAGCGGCTCTCATTTAAAATCGATTATAACCGGAGATAAGCTCATTCAAGATGTTCAGGAAAAAGGAAAAGAGCTTGTCATCCAATTCTCATCCGCTGCAGACATTCAAAATCAAACCGATGACATCTTAATGGTGGAAGGTCTGCTCCTGACAGCAAAGGACTTTGGATTTAATCAAGTCAGATTTGAAAATGCGAAAATCGACAGGATCGGAAGCTATGACTTGTCAAAATCTGTACAGGTTCCATATGCGCCGAATCCGATGACGATAGAAAACTGA
- the sigX gene encoding RNA polymerase sigma factor SigX, translating to MEETFQKIYDQYHQDLFQFLFYMVKDKNQAEDLVQEVYIRVLNSYETFEGRSSEKTWLLSIARHVAIDWFRKQQTIRQRILGTFDWDKQEVKDRKPLPEDIVMQSENLKEIFAALDKCTLDQRSVIVLRFIQGYSISETAKALNFSESKVKTTQHRGLKVLRKQMELLKEDQKDEEVRMERRTAKGVTKPTSNG from the coding sequence GTGGAAGAAACCTTTCAGAAAATATATGATCAATACCATCAGGATTTATTTCAATTCTTATTTTATATGGTAAAAGACAAAAATCAGGCGGAAGACTTGGTGCAGGAAGTATATATCCGCGTTTTGAACTCATATGAGACATTTGAAGGCAGAAGCAGCGAAAAAACCTGGCTTCTTTCGATTGCCCGTCACGTCGCAATCGACTGGTTCAGAAAGCAGCAGACGATCCGCCAGCGGATTTTGGGGACGTTTGACTGGGATAAACAAGAGGTAAAAGACCGAAAGCCTCTGCCTGAAGACATCGTGATGCAGAGCGAAAATCTGAAAGAAATTTTTGCGGCGCTGGATAAATGTACGCTGGACCAGAGATCTGTCATTGTTTTGCGGTTCATTCAAGGCTATTCGATTTCAGAAACGGCGAAAGCCTTAAACTTTTCTGAAAGCAAGGTGAAAACGACTCAGCACCGCGGTCTGAAAGTGCTTCGTAAACAGATGGAGCTTTTGAAGGAGGATCAAAAGGATGAAGAAGTCAGAATGGAACGAAGAACGGCTAAAGGCGTTACTAAGCCAACTTCCAACGGTTAA
- a CDS encoding ECF transporter S component: MKHTRVRRLVSISMLSSIAFILMMLSFPILGAFPYLKIDFSDIPALIAVILYGPGAGIAVEAVKNVLNYFIAGSASGVPIDQTANFVAGVLFIMPAALLLKKTNSAKGFVTALFAGTILMALSMSILNYVLFLPAYTWFLNAPALSAGALKTTILAGILPFNIIKGLAVALVSTAIFLQLKPWLKENVRMAKQL; encoded by the coding sequence ATGAAACACACCAGGGTGAGACGTCTCGTCTCCATCAGTATGCTGAGCAGCATTGCATTTATTTTAATGATGCTGAGCTTTCCGATTTTAGGCGCATTTCCATATTTAAAGATCGACTTCAGCGACATCCCTGCATTAATCGCTGTTATATTGTATGGTCCCGGGGCGGGAATTGCCGTTGAGGCGGTGAAAAATGTGCTGAATTACTTTATTGCGGGAAGTGCATCAGGTGTACCGATCGACCAGACGGCAAACTTTGTCGCCGGAGTCTTGTTTATCATGCCGGCCGCTTTGCTGCTGAAAAAAACAAATTCCGCCAAAGGATTTGTGACAGCTCTTTTTGCAGGGACAATTTTGATGGCACTTTCCATGAGCATCTTAAATTATGTCTTGTTTCTCCCTGCCTACACATGGTTCTTAAACGCTCCGGCTTTATCGGCAGGCGCGCTGAAGACAACGATACTGGCAGGCATTTTGCCTTTTAATATCATCAAGGGCCTTGCAGTGGCTTTAGTGTCCACCGCGATTTTCCTTCAGCTGAAGCCGTGGCTGAAAGAAAATGTGCGCATGGCCAAACAATTATAA
- the serA gene encoding phosphoglycerate dehydrogenase: MFRVLVSDKMSSDGLKPLMEADFIEIVEKNVTEAEEELHTFDALLVRSATKVTEELFSKMTSLKIVARAGVGVDNIDIDEATKHGVIVVNAPNGNTISTAEHTFAMFSALMRHIPQANISVKSREWNRSAYVGSELYGKTLGIVGMGRIGSEIASRAKAFGMTVHVFDPFLTQERASKLGVNANSFEEVLACADIITVHTPLTKETKGLLNKETIAKTKKGVRLVNCARGGIIDEAALLDALESGHVAGAALDVFEIEPPVDSKLIDHPLVIATPHLGASTKEAQLNVAAQVSEEVLQYAQGNPVMSAINLPAMTKDSFQKIQPYHQFANTIGSLVSQCMNEPVQDVAIDYEGSIAKLETSFITKSLLAGFLKPRVAATVNEVNAGTVAKERGISFSEKISSNESGYENCISVKVTGDVTTFTLRATYIPHFGGRIVALNGFGIDFSPAGHLVYIHHHDKPGVIGHVGAILGDHDVNIATMQVGRKEKGGEAIMMLSFDRHLENEILDELKNIAGIVSVKVIDLP, encoded by the coding sequence ATGTTTCGAGTATTGGTCTCAGATAAAATGTCAAGCGACGGCCTTAAACCATTAATGGAAGCAGATTTTATTGAAATTGTTGAAAAAAACGTCACTGAAGCGGAAGAAGAGCTGCATACGTTTGACGCTCTGCTGGTCAGAAGCGCCACGAAAGTAACGGAAGAACTGTTTAGCAAGATGACCTCATTGAAGATCGTCGCCAGAGCAGGAGTAGGCGTAGACAACATCGATATTGACGAGGCGACAAAACACGGCGTCATCGTCGTCAATGCGCCAAACGGAAACACGATTTCAACCGCTGAGCATACTTTCGCTATGTTTTCAGCGCTGATGAGGCATATTCCGCAGGCGAATATCTCTGTTAAGTCCCGGGAGTGGAACCGTTCCGCCTATGTCGGTTCTGAGCTTTACGGCAAAACGCTGGGCATCGTCGGAATGGGGCGCATCGGAAGTGAGATTGCGAGCCGCGCCAAAGCATTCGGAATGACGGTTCATGTATTTGATCCATTCTTGACACAGGAAAGAGCAAGCAAGCTCGGCGTTAATGCGAACAGCTTTGAGGAAGTCCTGGCTTGTGCGGATATCATTACCGTCCACACCCCGCTGACGAAAGAAACGAAGGGGCTTTTGAATAAGGAAACCATCGCCAAGACGAAAAAAGGCGTGCGTCTTGTCAACTGTGCACGGGGCGGTATCATTGATGAAGCGGCCCTTCTTGACGCGCTTGAAAGCGGACATGTCGCAGGGGCGGCTCTCGACGTCTTTGAAATCGAACCTCCTGTTGATTCAAAACTGATCGATCACCCGCTTGTCATCGCGACTCCGCATTTGGGAGCTTCCACAAAAGAAGCGCAGCTGAATGTAGCCGCACAAGTGTCGGAAGAAGTGCTCCAGTACGCACAAGGAAATCCGGTGATGTCCGCGATCAACCTTCCGGCCATGACAAAGGATTCCTTCCAAAAAATCCAGCCTTATCATCAGTTTGCCAATACGATCGGAAGCCTCGTTTCCCAGTGCATGAACGAACCGGTTCAAGATGTGGCCATCGATTATGAAGGCTCCATCGCAAAGCTTGAAACATCGTTTATTACGAAAAGCCTTTTGGCCGGATTCCTGAAGCCCCGCGTAGCGGCTACAGTCAATGAAGTCAACGCCGGAACCGTTGCAAAAGAACGCGGCATCAGCTTCAGCGAAAAGATTTCTTCCAATGAATCAGGATATGAAAATTGCATATCTGTTAAAGTGACAGGCGATGTCACAACATTTACGTTAAGAGCAACATATATTCCTCATTTCGGCGGACGCATTGTCGCATTGAACGGCTTTGGCATCGACTTTTCTCCAGCCGGACATCTCGTCTACATTCACCATCACGATAAACCTGGGGTGATCGGTCATGTAGGTGCGATTCTCGGAGATCACGACGTCAATATCGCAACGATGCAGGTCGGACGAAAAGAAAAAGGCGGCGAAGCGATCATGATGCTTTCATTTGACCGTCATCTGGAAAACGAGATTTTAGATGAGCTGAAAAACATCGCAGGCATCGTCTCTGTTAAGGTGATCGACCTTCCGTAA
- a CDS encoding helix-turn-helix domain-containing protein: MSVHFFDAIVLDILSSMKGERSKSAVFHLLKGKRSSQTIQDAGLFAVSKYFGFCPSLSRDRLNESVQKLNRESLIADKTGTDTYTVTESGADELASCFSINPWPPHFHGAYYHAAAKIMWARMSLLIQVLSNRLHGVRIYLPITKDYQIQNWVKRYLKNRNSEETAARLHKELEERLQALNHHEQASVFVHSLTSAQKAGFTVKQLAEKMHRDEWYIYALFWDVLHYFIQSAQNGESPALQSLIQDIPLKDTLTQSTRKTLFLVKEGKSIDRIAEIRKLKKATIEDHIVEIAIHDPAFSIESYVSKEEQKIIADYAQTNQTNKIRHIKEGLGGRFSYFKIRLALSKTVSRHG; this comes from the coding sequence ATGTCGGTTCATTTTTTTGACGCCATTGTCCTCGACATCCTTTCGTCTATGAAAGGAGAGCGGTCGAAAAGCGCCGTGTTTCATTTATTAAAAGGGAAAAGATCGTCACAGACGATACAAGACGCCGGTTTGTTTGCCGTCTCAAAATATTTCGGATTTTGTCCATCCCTTTCGAGAGACCGGTTAAACGAAAGTGTTCAAAAATTGAACCGGGAATCGTTGATTGCCGACAAAACGGGAACTGACACTTATACTGTCACTGAGAGCGGCGCGGATGAACTCGCCAGCTGCTTCAGCATCAATCCATGGCCGCCGCACTTTCACGGGGCATATTATCATGCGGCCGCCAAAATCATGTGGGCGAGGATGTCTCTATTAATCCAGGTGCTGTCAAACAGGCTTCACGGTGTGCGCATTTATTTGCCGATCACAAAAGATTACCAGATTCAAAACTGGGTCAAGCGCTATTTGAAAAACCGCAATTCCGAGGAAACGGCCGCACGCCTTCACAAGGAACTGGAAGAAAGGCTTCAGGCATTGAACCATCACGAACAGGCTTCCGTTTTTGTGCATTCTTTGACATCGGCTCAAAAGGCCGGCTTTACTGTTAAACAGCTTGCGGAAAAGATGCATCGTGATGAATGGTACATATATGCGCTGTTTTGGGATGTGCTGCACTATTTTATTCAATCCGCCCAAAATGGTGAAAGTCCTGCTCTGCAATCGCTGATTCAAGACATCCCATTGAAAGATACGCTGACACAATCGACGAGAAAAACGCTGTTTCTCGTGAAAGAAGGCAAATCCATCGATCGGATTGCGGAAATCCGGAAGCTGAAAAAGGCGACGATCGAGGATCATATCGTGGAAATCGCTATTCATGACCCGGCTTTTTCCATTGAAAGCTATGTCTCAAAAGAGGAGCAGAAAATCATTGCCGATTATGCACAAACCAATCAAACGAATAAAATCAGACATATTAAAGAAGGTCTTGGGGGCCGATTCAGCTATTTTAAAATCCGTCTGGCTCTGTCGAAAACGGTGAGCCGCCATGGATAA
- a CDS encoding WD40 repeat domain-containing protein, translated as MKNKPFIIWAGVLLFLVIIVSSYNVGKRSETIIIPSKEENVQKNRPFQVKTIYRLPRADQLLGWSSSDSVVGFFKGDETSERAKHRLQRLSSPYEKAENLQGIESNTSNLKVSPDGKSIAGVTVSSNKASMNLISLVNGKKTEIASFASSSEVYVQDVSWSNNSKYVCYLVIDAGQDGQTSLHVFDTDSKTHKTYLLKGFAEKDSLTGVHISDNGRGLLLTVLQMGKKESIMMGTVNGNRIDIQDKRQNSLGEPVWLNNDQFVFLGTGETLYEYDRRNGELSALLEKVAAFTFSNDRKKIAYFLNDKDSIYAGKLQGKNILYEEPVYHGTIPSEIYWSPDGNSLLVNAQNQYSSTESASARFFDDQAYIITFK; from the coding sequence ATGAAGAACAAACCATTTATCATATGGGCAGGGGTGCTGTTGTTTCTCGTTATTATCGTGTCCAGTTATAATGTGGGAAAACGCTCGGAAACCATTATTATACCAAGCAAGGAAGAGAATGTTCAGAAGAACCGCCCCTTTCAAGTAAAAACAATATATCGCCTTCCAAGAGCAGATCAGTTGCTTGGATGGTCTTCATCGGACTCCGTCGTTGGGTTTTTCAAGGGAGATGAGACATCTGAACGTGCAAAACACCGTCTTCAGCGTCTATCCTCCCCTTATGAAAAAGCTGAAAATCTGCAAGGGATTGAAAGCAATACGTCCAACCTAAAGGTGTCTCCGGACGGAAAGAGTATCGCCGGGGTAACCGTGTCATCAAATAAGGCGTCAATGAATCTGATCTCGTTGGTAAACGGGAAAAAAACGGAAATCGCAAGTTTCGCCTCAAGCAGTGAGGTTTATGTCCAAGATGTTTCATGGTCAAATAACAGCAAATACGTTTGTTATCTAGTCATAGATGCCGGGCAAGATGGTCAGACTAGCCTTCATGTTTTCGATACAGATTCCAAAACGCACAAAACGTATTTATTGAAGGGTTTTGCCGAGAAAGATTCGCTTACGGGAGTTCACATCTCTGATAATGGACGCGGCTTGCTGCTTACCGTGTTACAGATGGGGAAGAAAGAAAGCATCATGATGGGAACCGTTAACGGCAATCGCATCGATATTCAGGACAAGCGTCAAAACAGCCTTGGCGAGCCTGTTTGGTTAAACAATGATCAATTTGTATTCCTCGGTACCGGGGAAACCCTGTACGAATACGATCGCCGAAACGGCGAGCTTTCTGCTCTGCTCGAAAAAGTAGCCGCGTTCACATTTTCAAATGACCGAAAGAAAATCGCTTACTTTTTGAATGATAAAGACAGTATTTATGCAGGTAAGCTTCAAGGAAAAAATATCCTGTATGAAGAACCGGTATACCACGGCACCATACCGTCAGAAATATATTGGAGTCCCGATGGCAACAGCCTGCTCGTGAATGCGCAAAACCAGTATTCTTCTACGGAAAGTGCTTCAGCGCGATTTTTTGATGATCAAGCTTATATCATCACATTTAAATAA
- a CDS encoding HAMP domain-containing sensor histidine kinase: MLRTIKGKFIVGFFLIFSLSFLVLNHTVKNVIWSSNENIVTSDLVELKKNSTVYVNQAFLINHYKNNELYFGDMADEMVDNLNHSTGSNVGVYTVDGTLLSSSDKKVFSEGSDDDLKQAIKGKTAYHITYDRNKAEVFFSYPVVIDGTKVGILRFSKDFDLLYKQSGEILDIVFYIALAIFVAAFLFSYILSRHITIPLVKLTEASSQVKKGKLDVDIHFQRKDEIGQLAVNFNDMINRIREQISTIERDRDRLKELNEQEKRFFDNMTHELKTPLTSIQGYAEIIKAKGEADRVFFDKGMNHIVEESRRLHNLVIKLLEVSREVSKDDQFARIDAGDILKDVCESMKFRAERYKKTITCGIEEDLYVHGQVNRLRQLFINLLDNAIKYSLSHSEIIIKAGIVGEKVLFTFKNPSAPFEHNQHSKMFQPFYSVNQKITEEGSVGLGLSIVKTIVDEHGGTIEMFYKENDTTIQVELAYAKVEK; this comes from the coding sequence GTGTTACGCACCATCAAGGGCAAGTTTATTGTGGGCTTTTTTCTGATTTTTTCTCTCTCCTTCCTTGTGCTCAATCATACGGTCAAGAACGTCATTTGGTCGAGTAATGAAAACATTGTGACATCGGATTTGGTCGAATTGAAAAAAAACAGTACCGTGTATGTAAACCAAGCATTTTTAATCAATCATTATAAAAACAATGAACTTTATTTTGGCGATATGGCCGATGAAATGGTGGATAATTTAAATCACTCTACAGGAAGCAATGTCGGTGTTTATACCGTGGATGGCACTTTGCTGTCTTCTTCCGACAAAAAGGTGTTTTCCGAAGGAAGTGATGATGATCTTAAACAGGCTATCAAAGGAAAGACCGCCTATCATATCACCTATGATCGAAATAAAGCGGAGGTATTTTTCTCATATCCAGTTGTCATTGACGGAACAAAAGTAGGCATATTGCGTTTTTCGAAAGATTTTGACCTGCTCTATAAGCAAAGCGGAGAGATTCTCGATATCGTTTTTTACATCGCCCTTGCCATATTTGTGGCGGCGTTTCTTTTCTCCTATATCCTCTCCAGACATATCACGATTCCGCTCGTGAAGCTGACAGAGGCTTCATCACAAGTCAAAAAGGGCAAGTTGGATGTGGATATCCACTTTCAGAGAAAAGATGAGATTGGCCAGCTTGCCGTCAATTTCAATGATATGATCAACAGGATTAGAGAACAGATTTCAACCATTGAAAGGGATCGGGATCGCTTAAAGGAACTGAACGAGCAAGAGAAACGCTTTTTTGACAATATGACGCATGAGCTGAAAACACCTTTGACTTCCATCCAAGGATATGCCGAGATCATAAAAGCAAAAGGGGAAGCGGATCGGGTATTTTTTGATAAAGGAATGAACCACATTGTTGAAGAAAGCCGGCGCCTGCACAATTTGGTGATCAAGCTTCTTGAAGTATCCCGGGAAGTGTCCAAGGATGATCAGTTTGCCAGAATCGACGCAGGGGACATTTTAAAAGATGTTTGCGAATCGATGAAGTTTCGGGCGGAACGGTATAAGAAAACGATCACCTGTGGCATTGAAGAAGATCTATACGTTCACGGTCAGGTGAATAGGCTGCGCCAGCTTTTTATCAATTTGCTGGACAATGCGATCAAATACAGCTTATCCCATTCGGAAATCATCATTAAAGCCGGGATCGTTGGAGAAAAAGTTCTTTTTACGTTCAAGAATCCGAGTGCTCCATTTGAACATAACCAACACTCTAAAATGTTTCAGCCCTTTTATTCGGTCAACCAAAAGATCACGGAAGAGGGAAGTGTAGGTTTGGGATTAAGCATTGTGAAAACAATTGTTGATGAACACGGAGGAACTATTGAGATGTTCTACAAGGAAAACGATACAACGATTCAGGTTGAATTAGCTTACGCAAAGGTTGAGAAATAA
- a CDS encoding polysaccharide deacetylase family protein — protein sequence MSNSPRKVHKLNRLGKIVLGMLTVLGVTLLCMSWNALAGSKQKSIKGSAAASEQVAERSKHTAEKKESKQTPPEIGKVVYLTFDDGPNPAASEKILSLLSQYHAKATFFMLKPNIEQNPEIVRKMVENGHSVGSHGVTHQVSKIYQSPESFAAEMNDTLKTIKETANVNTHLIRSPYGSKPYITGPFQAVIRREHFNIWDWTVDSEDWKSANTNGQFVNNAIQQVNNLTGVEPLVVLMHEKPTTEAHLEKLLKYLQENGYEMKAIHDSIKPVHFRWNS from the coding sequence GTGTCGAATTCACCAAGAAAAGTTCATAAATTGAACAGGCTAGGAAAAATAGTGTTGGGTATGCTGACTGTCCTGGGTGTGACTTTGTTATGCATGTCTTGGAATGCACTTGCAGGTTCAAAGCAGAAGTCAATAAAAGGAAGTGCCGCCGCTTCAGAGCAGGTGGCGGAAAGGAGCAAACATACAGCAGAGAAAAAGGAAAGTAAACAAACACCGCCGGAAATCGGAAAGGTCGTCTATTTGACATTTGATGACGGGCCAAACCCGGCTGCTTCAGAAAAAATTCTAAGTTTGCTCAGTCAATATCATGCAAAAGCGACGTTTTTTATGTTAAAACCTAATATCGAACAAAATCCGGAAATCGTGAGGAAAATGGTGGAGAACGGCCACTCCGTTGGGTCACACGGAGTGACCCATCAAGTATCGAAAATCTATCAATCTCCTGAAAGCTTTGCGGCAGAAATGAACGATACGCTTAAAACGATCAAAGAAACAGCCAACGTCAACACACATTTGATCAGATCGCCATATGGATCAAAGCCTTATATTACGGGTCCATTTCAGGCAGTCATTAGGCGTGAGCATTTTAACATTTGGGATTGGACGGTTGATTCAGAGGACTGGAAGTCTGCAAATACAAATGGTCAATTCGTCAATAATGCGATTCAGCAAGTCAATAACCTGACCGGAGTTGAGCCGCTTGTCGTATTAATGCATGAAAAACCGACGACTGAAGCGCATTTGGAAAAATTATTGAAATACTTACAAGAAAACGGGTATGAAATGAAAGCCATTCACGATTCGATAAAGCCGGTTCATTTTAGATGGAATTCATAA
- a CDS encoding LCP family protein: MKNIILLVLVLLISSGGLVSYGIYRNVAKSISHMYEPLHRESEKENAAASHDPISILLLGIDERPGDKGRPDSMIVVTVNPKTKKTTMTSIPRDTRVFIKSKNTFSKMNSAYTYGGIEGTIQTVEQFLNIPINYYIKVNMEGFKDIVDAVGGVTVNNHIDFTLEGVHLAKGKQHLDGQTALTYARMRKDDPRGDFGRQERQREIINQIIHEGAQLKSLANYQEILTALEKNVKTNLTLDNMIDIQSSYKEAGQDIKQIEIEGEDKKVDGLWYHLVTDEKRKGVSKKLRRQLDLKS, encoded by the coding sequence ATGAAAAATATAATATTGCTGGTTCTAGTTCTATTGATATCTAGTGGCGGTTTGGTGTCTTACGGCATTTACCGTAACGTGGCAAAATCAATCAGTCATATGTACGAACCTCTTCATCGTGAATCCGAGAAGGAGAATGCAGCTGCTTCACACGATCCGATATCCATTCTTTTATTGGGGATAGACGAGCGCCCCGGTGATAAAGGCCGTCCGGATTCGATGATTGTGGTCACTGTTAATCCGAAGACAAAAAAAACGACAATGACAAGTATTCCGCGTGATACGAGGGTATTTATAAAATCTAAGAATACCTTTTCCAAAATGAATTCGGCGTACACCTATGGCGGAATTGAAGGGACTATTCAAACTGTGGAACAATTTTTGAACATTCCCATCAATTATTATATCAAAGTAAATATGGAAGGGTTTAAAGATATTGTAGATGCGGTTGGCGGAGTTACGGTGAATAATCATATTGATTTTACCCTTGAAGGGGTGCATCTAGCAAAAGGGAAACAACATCTTGATGGTCAGACCGCTCTTACATATGCCCGGATGAGAAAAGACGATCCCCGCGGTGATTTTGGACGTCAAGAGCGTCAGCGTGAGATTATCAACCAAATTATTCATGAAGGTGCACAATTAAAATCATTAGCAAACTATCAAGAGATTTTAACGGCATTAGAAAAAAACGTCAAAACGAACTTAACACTTGACAACATGATCGATATTCAAAGCTCTTATAAAGAAGCTGGTCAGGATATTAAACAAATAGAAATTGAAGGTGAAGATAAAAAAGTTGACGGCTTATGGTACCACCTGGTGACTGACGAAAAGAGAAAGGGGGTCTCAAAAAAGCTACGCCGACAATTGGATTTAAAGTCATAA
- a CDS encoding LysM peptidoglycan-binding domain-containing protein produces MKQLRHLHFLLAAIWISGFALNPPAAEAAEWIEPIKGEITDRFGTRGGKHKGLDIAAPEGESVLAAADGTISKSYRSDSYGQVIFIKHDNGYETVYAHLSKRLKKKNDRVAKGEEIGIIGNTGISTGTHLHFEMHHGSWTKNKKNAINPLAVYHEQAFQQNAVHVQQGDAEKGWAVPVQKGDTLWRISKENGISVEKLMEINGLADSHLYIGQKLLLREHGRHAGQSTYIVQKGDTLGQIADKMGVTVRRIQEWNDLKGDEIYPRQPLKIMESS; encoded by the coding sequence TTGAAACAGCTTAGACATCTACACTTCCTGTTAGCAGCAATATGGATATCAGGTTTTGCCTTAAACCCGCCGGCAGCCGAAGCAGCGGAATGGATCGAGCCGATAAAAGGCGAGATCACCGACCGATTTGGTACAAGAGGCGGCAAGCATAAAGGACTGGACATCGCTGCTCCTGAAGGAGAAAGCGTTTTGGCAGCGGCAGATGGAACGATCAGCAAATCGTACAGATCCGATTCTTACGGCCAAGTGATTTTTATCAAACATGATAATGGGTATGAAACCGTATATGCCCATTTAAGCAAACGTCTGAAAAAGAAGAATGACCGCGTTGCAAAAGGTGAAGAAATCGGCATCATCGGCAATACCGGCATATCGACCGGAACCCACCTCCACTTTGAAATGCACCATGGTTCATGGACGAAAAATAAGAAAAATGCGATTAATCCGCTGGCGGTTTACCATGAACAGGCGTTTCAGCAAAATGCTGTTCATGTTCAGCAAGGGGATGCTGAGAAAGGTTGGGCCGTCCCCGTGCAAAAAGGAGATACGTTGTGGCGGATCAGCAAAGAAAACGGGATATCTGTCGAGAAGCTAATGGAAATCAACGGCCTGGCCGATTCGCATCTCTACATTGGGCAGAAATTGCTTCTTCGCGAGCACGGCCGTCATGCTGGTCAAAGCACTTACATCGTCCAAAAGGGAGACACGCTTGGTCAGATTGCTGATAAAATGGGTGTAACCGTCAGGAGGATTCAGGAGTGGAACGATTTGAAAGGGGATGAGATCTATCCCCGGCAGCCGCTTAAAATTATGGAAAGCTCCTGA
- a CDS encoding ferredoxin has product MPKYTIVDKDTCIACGACGAAAPDIYDYDDEGIAFVTLDDNQGVVEVPDVLEEDMMDAFEGCPTDSIKVADEPFEGDPLKHE; this is encoded by the coding sequence ATGCCAAAATATACAATTGTAGACAAAGATACGTGCATCGCATGCGGTGCTTGCGGTGCAGCGGCTCCTGATATTTACGACTATGATGATGAAGGAATCGCATTTGTCACGCTTGATGATAATCAAGGTGTCGTCGAAGTTCCTGATGTCCTGGAAGAAGATATGATGGACGCGTTCGAAGGCTGCCCTACTGACTCAATTAAAGTAGCGGATGAGCCGTTTGAAGGCGACCCGCTTAAACACGAATAG